In Arthrobacter sp. SLBN-112, a genomic segment contains:
- a CDS encoding glycosyltransferase translates to MPNDHPVTVGLVTAFNPPEGLVLNCQALLRECTGVVVVDDGSDITDNSTFEALSALGCSVVRFESNRGIASALNAGVRHAQSLYQRLDFILTMDQDSLVEPGFVHALVEAANDAQSVGLKVGMVAPANVSGLPKRARTLSSGVTLGDEPVQSGLLIPIESLLAIGPFNERLFIDGVDSDFYLRAHEAGRVCVIAKDASLNHSLGQMVPASLGPFAITWQGRPMMVRTATSWRYYYIVRNRIFLFRQYRATQPWWAVRGVLMDLRHLLLVTVLAKGRRKRLAAAVLGARDGLRGRMGPSPLLKSQ, encoded by the coding sequence ATGCCTAACGACCATCCGGTGACGGTGGGCCTTGTTACCGCCTTCAATCCCCCCGAGGGCCTCGTCCTGAACTGCCAAGCGCTTCTGCGCGAATGCACCGGGGTTGTGGTCGTGGACGACGGCAGCGACATCACCGATAACAGCACCTTCGAAGCGCTTAGTGCACTCGGATGTTCCGTCGTTCGTTTTGAGAGCAACAGGGGAATAGCTTCCGCCCTGAATGCAGGAGTCAGGCACGCCCAATCGCTGTATCAGAGGCTCGATTTTATCCTGACGATGGATCAGGACTCGCTCGTTGAGCCTGGTTTCGTCCACGCTTTGGTGGAAGCAGCAAATGACGCGCAGTCAGTTGGACTGAAGGTCGGAATGGTCGCTCCTGCCAACGTGAGCGGCCTTCCCAAGAGGGCGCGGACCTTGTCCAGCGGCGTCACGCTCGGCGACGAACCCGTGCAGTCAGGGCTGCTGATACCCATTGAATCCCTATTGGCAATTGGCCCTTTTAACGAGCGCCTGTTCATCGACGGCGTGGACAGCGACTTTTACCTGCGGGCACATGAAGCGGGCAGGGTCTGCGTCATCGCAAAGGATGCATCGCTCAATCACTCATTGGGTCAGATGGTGCCGGCCAGCTTGGGTCCCTTTGCCATTACCTGGCAGGGCCGGCCCATGATGGTCAGGACCGCGACTTCCTGGCGTTATTACTACATCGTCCGTAACCGCATCTTTCTGTTTCGCCAATATCGAGCCACGCAACCGTGGTGGGCTGTCAGGGGGGTGCTGATGGACCTACGCCACTTGCTTCTGGTAACGGTTCTTGCGAAGGGGCGGCGTAAAAGGCTGGCAGCAGCAGTTCTTGGTGCAAGGGACGGCCTACGTGGCCGCATGGGGCCCTCTCCGTTGTTGAAGTCACAATAG
- a CDS encoding glycosyltransferase, with product MPDTSLDIFIPYWGDPGYMKLAVDSILGQTNPRWRLTVVDDAYPDSTIADYVSSLDDSRITFIKKKQNEGITASFRTSLRRAEQDLVCFVGCDDYLLPDYVETILQAHREFPEADIIQPGVTVIDADGKPSKTLVDRVKQRLLRPRSSAPLLLSGEKLATSLLHGDWLYWPSLTFKTSSVRDFDFRNEFPIIQDLALVIDMIVEGHSLLVVPEKCFAYRRHSDSASSVLIMSGSRFQGERDYFALAAELTRAKGWRRAELAARLRLTSRAHALSLVPVLLKTGDAGAFRTMVRHGLGA from the coding sequence ATGCCGGACACTTCCCTCGATATTTTCATCCCCTATTGGGGAGATCCGGGATATATGAAGCTGGCAGTTGACAGCATACTTGGACAAACTAATCCTCGTTGGCGTTTGACGGTTGTTGATGACGCCTACCCGGATTCCACGATCGCGGATTATGTGTCATCACTTGACGATTCGCGCATCACCTTCATAAAGAAAAAACAAAATGAAGGAATTACTGCCAGTTTCAGAACCTCTCTTCGGCGTGCGGAGCAGGATCTGGTTTGTTTTGTGGGGTGTGATGACTATCTGCTTCCCGACTACGTGGAAACAATCCTGCAGGCCCACAGGGAATTCCCGGAAGCAGACATCATCCAGCCTGGCGTGACAGTTATCGACGCAGATGGCAAACCGAGCAAGACGCTCGTGGACAGGGTAAAGCAACGCCTTCTCAGGCCGAGGTCTTCCGCACCTCTACTGCTTTCGGGTGAAAAACTGGCGACCAGCCTCCTGCACGGCGACTGGCTGTATTGGCCCTCCTTAACGTTCAAGACGTCTTCGGTCAGGGATTTCGATTTTCGGAACGAGTTTCCAATCATCCAGGACTTGGCCCTCGTCATCGACATGATCGTCGAGGGACATTCGCTCCTCGTAGTACCGGAGAAGTGTTTCGCATACCGCCGCCACTCCGACAGCGCTTCCTCAGTACTCATCATGAGTGGCTCACGCTTTCAGGGCGAGCGGGATTACTTTGCCCTCGCTGCAGAATTGACCCGCGCCAAGGGCTGGCGACGGGCGGAACTTGCCGCGCGTCTGCGCCTGACCTCAAGAGCCCACGCCTTGTCCCTTGTGCCGGTTCTACTGAAGACCGGCGATGCCGGGGCATTCCGAACTATGGTTCGGCACGGACTGGGAGCGTAA
- a CDS encoding DUF2304 domain-containing protein, protein MPNVAAFVLALAIVGLVVEMLRRKKLREKYAIWWLVVGIATLVLAAFPQLLDLVARAAGVQLPSNLLFILSILMLLGVSLHLSWEISVVEDETRALAEEVAILRVQIEHMTEQLPRVQKSRIENIEGHP, encoded by the coding sequence ATGCCCAATGTCGCCGCGTTCGTGTTGGCCCTCGCTATTGTGGGTCTCGTCGTTGAGATGTTGCGCCGCAAGAAACTACGCGAAAAGTACGCCATTTGGTGGCTCGTCGTTGGCATAGCCACTCTTGTACTGGCAGCTTTCCCACAACTGCTGGACTTGGTCGCACGCGCTGCCGGAGTGCAGTTGCCATCAAACCTGCTGTTTATTCTTAGCATTCTGATGCTCTTGGGCGTCAGTCTCCACCTGTCTTGGGAGATATCCGTGGTAGAAGACGAAACGCGGGCACTGGCAGAGGAAGTGGCAATTCTCCGGGTGCAGATTGAACATATGACTGAGCAGCTGCCAAGGGTGCAGAAGAGCCGAATTGAGAATATTGAGGGTCATCCCTAA
- a CDS encoding glycosyltransferase family 2 protein, whose amino-acid sequence MRTLESNRVLVIMPAWNEAACVGTTVAEVLALDEPYDVLVVNDGSTDQTAFEAAAAGASVMNLPFNLGVGGAMRAGFKYADRLGYGQVIQVDADGQHDPRNIREVLNGLESADISIGARFADRGDYAVSGPRKWAMKLLALVLSRLAKTPLTDVTSGFRAANRRAIAQYLDHYPAEYLGDTIDSLVVAIRSGLKVTQVPVEMRPRQGGTPSHHPVKAAVYLGRSFFALAFALTRKRSHLTLPIPATAGQK is encoded by the coding sequence ATGCGCACTTTGGAAAGCAATCGTGTCCTGGTCATCATGCCGGCATGGAATGAAGCCGCTTGCGTGGGGACTACCGTTGCCGAGGTACTCGCTCTGGATGAGCCCTACGACGTACTTGTCGTAAACGATGGGTCAACTGACCAGACGGCTTTCGAGGCAGCCGCTGCCGGCGCCTCCGTCATGAACCTTCCCTTCAATCTGGGGGTTGGCGGCGCCATGAGGGCAGGCTTCAAGTACGCCGACCGGCTTGGCTATGGTCAAGTTATCCAGGTCGACGCTGACGGCCAACATGACCCGCGCAACATCCGGGAAGTACTCAACGGATTGGAGTCGGCTGACATCTCGATCGGCGCCAGGTTTGCCGATCGCGGCGACTACGCCGTCAGCGGCCCGCGAAAGTGGGCCATGAAGCTTCTGGCTTTAGTATTGTCACGCCTCGCAAAGACTCCCCTAACGGACGTTACTTCCGGGTTCCGTGCAGCTAACCGCAGAGCGATCGCACAATACCTGGACCATTATCCTGCCGAATACCTCGGAGACACTATCGACTCCCTTGTAGTTGCGATCCGCTCAGGCTTGAAGGTCACTCAGGTTCCTGTCGAAATGCGCCCGCGGCAGGGCGGCACCCCAAGCCATCATCCTGTCAAAGCGGCTGTGTATCTCGGCCGTTCATTCTTTGCCCTTGCGTTCGCCCTCACCCGGAAACGCTCACATCTGACTCTTCCCATTCCAGCTACAGCAGGACAAAAATGA
- a CDS encoding glycosyltransferase — MTSGLPPFAATPRISVCMASYRGALYIEEQISSILQELGPNDELVIVDDASPDDTVEVIREFNDPRVRLIQNASNSGYVRTFEKAVLASKGEFIFLSDQDDVWVPGRVNQMLEGLQKSAMVATNFAMLGGGPRPWIPPLKSAMDSRRLANLLGIMIGYRAYYGCGMAFRRELIPVLTPIPAYVRESHDLWFAICGNVARSIVHLEAPSLLRRLHDQNETPSGFRSLRRIVEARLMLGRLLLEASRRLRRR; from the coding sequence ATGACTAGTGGACTGCCCCCATTTGCGGCTACCCCCCGGATAAGTGTCTGCATGGCCAGCTACCGTGGTGCCCTCTACATCGAGGAACAGATTTCGTCCATCCTGCAGGAACTGGGACCGAACGATGAACTGGTCATCGTCGACGATGCATCTCCCGATGACACCGTTGAAGTGATCAGGGAGTTCAACGATCCACGGGTTCGGTTGATCCAGAACGCAAGTAACTCGGGCTACGTCAGGACCTTCGAAAAAGCCGTGCTGGCGAGCAAGGGCGAGTTCATCTTCCTCTCCGACCAGGACGATGTCTGGGTTCCCGGCCGGGTTAACCAGATGCTGGAAGGGCTGCAAAAGTCAGCTATGGTCGCCACGAACTTCGCGATGCTCGGTGGCGGACCCCGGCCATGGATACCTCCGCTCAAATCCGCGATGGACTCCCGACGCCTGGCGAACCTGCTCGGAATCATGATTGGCTACCGAGCTTATTACGGGTGCGGTATGGCATTTCGGCGCGAGCTTATCCCTGTGCTTACTCCCATTCCGGCGTATGTTCGCGAGTCCCACGACCTGTGGTTTGCAATATGCGGCAACGTGGCCCGGTCGATTGTGCACTTGGAAGCGCCCAGTCTGCTGCGCCGCCTGCACGATCAAAACGAGACGCCGAGCGGCTTTCGTTCCCTGCGGCGGATCGTCGAGGCCAGACTCATGCTGGGACGGTTACTTCTGGAGGCTTCCCGGAGACTTCGAAGGCGGTAA
- the rfbB gene encoding dTDP-glucose 4,6-dehydratase — protein MQNLLVTGGAGFIGSNFVHYVLENTDDRVTVLDKLTYAGNLESLKGLPADRFRFVEGDIADSGLVDQLVADADVVVHYAAESHNDNSLHDPRPFLDTNIIGTYTLIEAARKHDKRFHHISTDEVYGDLELNDPARFTEQTPYNPSSPYSSTKAGSDLLVRAWVRSFGLQATISNCSNNYGPYQHVEKFIPRQITNIIDGIRPKLYGKGENVRDWIHANDHSSAVLAIIAKGRIGETYLIGADGEKNNKDVVELILKHMGQSPDAYDHVVDRPGHDLRYAIDCTKLRNELGWEPRFSNFDTGIEDTIAWYRENEDWWRPQKALTEAKYKVQGQ, from the coding sequence ATGCAGAATCTCCTTGTCACCGGCGGTGCCGGCTTCATCGGTTCCAATTTTGTCCACTATGTTCTTGAAAACACTGACGACCGTGTTACCGTCCTGGACAAGCTGACTTACGCCGGGAACTTGGAATCTCTGAAGGGACTGCCCGCAGACCGCTTCAGGTTTGTTGAGGGTGACATCGCCGATTCCGGACTGGTCGACCAGCTGGTCGCTGATGCTGATGTCGTGGTCCACTATGCGGCTGAATCGCATAATGACAACTCCCTGCATGATCCCCGCCCGTTCCTGGACACCAACATCATCGGCACCTACACGCTGATTGAGGCGGCTCGAAAGCACGACAAGCGGTTCCACCACATTTCTACGGACGAGGTCTACGGCGACCTTGAGCTGAATGACCCGGCGCGGTTCACCGAGCAGACGCCATACAACCCATCGAGCCCCTACTCGTCCACGAAGGCGGGCTCGGACCTGCTGGTTCGAGCCTGGGTCCGGTCCTTCGGCCTGCAGGCGACAATCAGCAACTGCTCGAACAACTACGGTCCTTACCAGCACGTGGAAAAATTCATCCCCCGCCAGATCACTAACATCATCGACGGCATCCGCCCGAAGCTGTACGGCAAGGGCGAGAACGTTCGGGACTGGATCCACGCAAACGATCACTCGTCTGCAGTGTTGGCGATCATTGCCAAGGGCAGGATCGGGGAGACTTACCTTATTGGTGCCGACGGCGAAAAAAACAATAAGGACGTCGTTGAATTGATCCTCAAGCACATGGGCCAGTCGCCCGATGCCTATGATCATGTCGTAGACCGGCCAGGCCACGACCTTCGCTACGCGATCGATTGCACTAAGCTTCGCAACGAACTGGGCTGGGAGCCCAGGTTTTCCAACTTCGACACAGGCATCGAAGACACTATTGCCTGGTACAGGGAAAACGAAGACTGGTGGCGGCCGCAGAAGGCCCTGACGGAGGCAAAGTACAAGGTGCAGGGCCAGTAG
- a CDS encoding bifunctional dTDP-4-dehydrorhamnose 3,5-epimerase family protein/NAD(P)-dependent oxidoreductase has protein sequence MSIQFSKKLAAHETPIPGVVVYDLPVHGDNRGWFKENWQREKMVALGLPDFRPVQNNISFNEKTGTTRGIHAEPWDKFISVATGRIFGAWVDLREGPTFGAVFTAELDPSQAIFIPRGVGNAFQTLEDNTAYTYLVNDHWSADAQGQYTFLNLADESAAIQWPISLDQAELSDKDKAHPRLADVVPMPPKKILVVGADGQLGRALRRHYDGDPSVEFAGRSDFDITDAGTFLARSWKNYSTIINAAAYTAVDAAETPEGRIAAWANNVTAVALLARTAVEHDLTLVHVSSDYVFDGSRALHSEEEPFSPLGVYGQTKAAGDALVSVVPRHFIIRTSWVIGDGNNFVRTMASLAARGVEPSVVNDQVGRLTFTDDIAAGIRHLLAAGGYGTYNLTNDGEPQSWAQIASDVFQLSGASREAVTGVSTAEYFRGKQAAPRPLNSVLDLAKIKASGFVPRPAREVLEDYLSRQTTRA, from the coding sequence ATGTCGATCCAATTTTCGAAGAAGCTTGCCGCCCACGAAACCCCGATTCCCGGTGTCGTCGTTTACGACCTCCCCGTACACGGGGACAACCGGGGATGGTTTAAGGAAAACTGGCAGCGGGAAAAGATGGTTGCCCTGGGCCTGCCCGATTTTCGTCCCGTCCAGAACAACATCTCTTTCAATGAGAAAACCGGTACTACCCGCGGTATCCACGCGGAGCCCTGGGACAAGTTCATCTCCGTTGCCACGGGGAGGATTTTTGGGGCTTGGGTAGACCTTCGGGAGGGACCCACCTTCGGTGCTGTGTTCACCGCCGAGTTGGACCCCAGTCAGGCGATTTTCATTCCAAGAGGCGTAGGCAACGCTTTTCAGACCTTGGAAGACAACACCGCTTACACCTATCTTGTCAACGACCATTGGTCCGCGGATGCTCAAGGGCAATACACCTTTCTGAATCTCGCCGATGAGTCGGCAGCCATCCAGTGGCCCATCTCCCTTGACCAGGCAGAACTATCGGACAAGGACAAGGCCCACCCCCGGTTGGCTGACGTCGTCCCCATGCCACCGAAGAAAATTCTGGTGGTGGGTGCGGACGGCCAGCTTGGCCGGGCGCTGCGGAGGCATTACGACGGCGACCCGTCCGTTGAGTTCGCCGGGCGCAGTGACTTCGATATCACCGATGCTGGGACCTTCCTGGCCCGTAGCTGGAAGAACTACTCGACCATCATTAATGCAGCCGCCTACACCGCCGTGGATGCAGCCGAAACCCCTGAAGGCCGCATCGCTGCCTGGGCCAATAACGTGACGGCTGTGGCACTTTTGGCCAGAACCGCCGTCGAACACGACCTGACTCTCGTGCACGTCTCGTCCGACTACGTCTTTGACGGTTCACGTGCCCTGCATTCGGAGGAAGAACCCTTCTCACCCCTGGGTGTCTACGGCCAGACAAAGGCTGCTGGTGATGCTCTGGTGAGCGTCGTACCGCGACATTTCATCATCCGGACGAGCTGGGTTATTGGCGATGGCAACAACTTCGTCCGTACCATGGCTTCCCTCGCGGCACGTGGGGTCGAGCCCTCGGTGGTCAACGACCAGGTCGGGCGGCTTACATTTACCGACGACATCGCCGCAGGCATCCGGCACCTCCTCGCGGCAGGAGGCTACGGCACCTACAACCTGACAAATGACGGCGAACCGCAGTCCTGGGCCCAGATTGCCTCTGACGTTTTTCAATTGTCCGGGGCCTCGCGTGAGGCTGTTACCGGAGTCAGCACTGCCGAGTACTTCCGAGGCAAACAAGCCGCCCCGCGCCCTTTGAACAGCGTGCTCGACCTGGCAAAGATCAAAGCATCCGGTTTCGTGCCGAGGCCTGCCCGGGAAGTTCTGGAAGACTACCTCTCCCGGCAGACAACGAGGGCATAG
- a CDS encoding glycosyltransferase: protein MPFNSHSFGIIALAAYQPDWNLFRTQLLSIQAQTHANFQCLISADGGDAEVEDFVARELGADERFRVLGFPDRLGFYGNFERVLSEVPENASWVALSDQDDSWYPTKIETLLPYLDSVSLVAGQARVVRLPGNQVVAESTQRSNVGLGSLLAQNQVTGSLCVFRRGLLDLALPFPRLETITQVHDHWLAVCAKATGDVRLVSDVVQDYVQHGGNVLGEVAGRKSPAQSLNHLRDMSRKYRGSDSPVAMLQAANDLSFGWRRVMADALRKRLDLSNAADDAVAAYETGHRWMGTIRTLVSGLRSGEVALPCFLEFLAGFPVELFAKASRL, encoded by the coding sequence ATGCCTTTTAACTCCCACTCGTTTGGCATCATCGCCTTGGCGGCCTACCAGCCGGATTGGAACCTGTTCCGTACGCAACTGCTGTCCATCCAGGCCCAGACTCACGCAAACTTCCAGTGCCTGATCTCCGCAGATGGGGGAGACGCTGAGGTCGAGGATTTCGTCGCACGAGAGCTGGGCGCCGATGAGCGCTTCAGGGTTCTTGGTTTTCCCGATCGCCTGGGCTTTTATGGCAATTTCGAGCGCGTACTCAGTGAAGTTCCCGAGAATGCGTCTTGGGTAGCACTGTCTGACCAGGATGACTCGTGGTACCCCACCAAGATCGAAACCCTGCTTCCCTATCTGGACAGCGTTAGTCTGGTTGCCGGGCAGGCAAGAGTAGTGCGGCTCCCCGGCAATCAGGTGGTAGCTGAGTCAACACAACGCAGCAATGTCGGGCTCGGGTCCTTGCTCGCTCAAAACCAGGTGACAGGAAGCCTGTGCGTATTTCGCCGGGGCCTTCTTGACCTTGCGCTCCCTTTTCCTCGGCTTGAAACCATAACGCAGGTTCATGACCATTGGCTTGCTGTTTGCGCCAAGGCTACGGGAGATGTACGGCTGGTCAGCGACGTAGTCCAGGACTACGTCCAACATGGCGGAAACGTCTTGGGTGAGGTGGCCGGTCGAAAGAGCCCGGCGCAATCCCTCAATCATCTCAGGGACATGTCAAGAAAATACCGTGGCAGCGATAGCCCTGTCGCCATGCTCCAAGCTGCCAACGACTTGAGCTTCGGTTGGAGAAGGGTCATGGCCGATGCGTTGCGGAAACGCCTGGACCTGAGCAATGCCGCAGATGACGCGGTGGCGGCCTACGAGACTGGCCACCGTTGGATGGGTACCATCAGGACACTCGTTTCCGGGCTAAGAAGCGGAGAGGTCGCGCTTCCATGTTTCCTGGAATTTCTCGCTGGCTTTCCTGTCGAGCTTTTCGCGAAGGCCTCCAGGCTTTAG
- a CDS encoding GtrA family protein, whose protein sequence is MARFIIVGGISFVIDLGLLMLLHEVFLVDLLIATPIAFLTSLAFNYALQRVFTFRAENGRSVSFIKYCLLVAFNTFAVDVIVNFADWLGAGYQIGKVIATILTTAWNFLLYKHWIFKSGAGKKVAVDNIPAQRP, encoded by the coding sequence TTGGCACGCTTCATCATAGTGGGAGGCATATCTTTTGTAATTGATCTTGGGCTGCTTATGCTGCTGCATGAGGTATTCCTTGTTGATCTCCTGATAGCTACTCCTATAGCGTTTCTCACGAGCCTTGCATTTAATTACGCCCTTCAGCGTGTTTTTACCTTCCGTGCCGAAAACGGTAGAAGCGTAAGCTTTATCAAGTACTGTCTCCTCGTGGCATTCAATACCTTTGCCGTAGACGTCATCGTCAACTTTGCTGACTGGCTGGGTGCCGGTTACCAGATTGGGAAAGTCATTGCGACGATCCTAACGACGGCTTGGAACTTTCTCTTGTACAAGCACTGGATATTCAAGTCCGGTGCAGGCAAGAAAGTGGCTGTTGACAATATCCCGGCTCAGCGACCGTAA
- a CDS encoding transposase family protein has protein sequence MATGRRLVLGVETGEDVTGCPDCGVVAVGHGRRRVRLHDIPGFGGPVSILWAKRVWRCPDSACPRTTFTEDGSKPAAL, from the coding sequence ATGGCAACCGGAAGGCGCCTGGTCCTGGGCGTCGAGACCGGCGAGGACGTCACCGGTTGTCCGGACTGCGGAGTCGTCGCCGTCGGCCATGGACGCCGGCGGGTTCGGCTTCATGACATCCCGGGTTTCGGCGGGCCCGTGTCGATATTGTGGGCAAAGCGTGTTTGGCGCTGCCCGGACAGCGCCTGCCCGAGAACGACGTTCACCGAGGATGGCTCAAAACCCGCGGCCCTTTAG
- a CDS encoding HNH endonuclease signature motif containing protein — MALYQSRKARAVRRRKRRKDRVEHDLNDEQWTALKAAWGGCAYCGAIDKPLQRDCVLALSRGGRYTLDNIAPACGSCNASKCNDEVTGWLRRKRFDERVFLLRHLEINTMLALQFGAATQKRPHPPIDTQPEFQPLAIRHG; from the coding sequence ATGGCGCTCTACCAAAGTCGCAAGGCCAGGGCCGTTCGGAGACGCAAGCGCCGGAAGGATCGTGTCGAGCACGATCTCAACGACGAGCAGTGGACCGCGCTCAAGGCGGCCTGGGGTGGCTGCGCGTATTGCGGCGCGATCGACAAGCCGCTGCAGCGCGACTGCGTCCTGGCGCTCTCCCGCGGCGGGCGTTACACGCTCGACAACATCGCGCCGGCCTGCGGCTCCTGCAACGCCAGCAAGTGCAACGATGAAGTCACCGGCTGGCTGCGTCGTAAGCGGTTCGACGAGCGGGTCTTCCTGCTGCGCCACCTCGAGATCAACACGATGCTCGCACTGCAGTTCGGCGCGGCAACCCAGAAGAGGCCGCACCCACCGATTGACACGCAGCCCGAATTCCAGCCCTTGGCTATTAGGCATGGTTGA
- a CDS encoding GH25 family lysozyme: protein MQKLLAAGGAQMGQRSARVLRDSAVAAGSGLSTESLSTESTWTPATGVLGLDVSKWQPNVDWQGEWNKGARFAYVKASEGTYYTNELFSSQYQGARNVGMIRGAYHFANPSSSSGADQARFFVNNGGGWSADGYTMPPVLDIEYNPYGATCYGMTPSQMTAWIQDFGSTMAALTGRLPVIYSTTDWWTQCTDNSAAFGDYPLWIASYFLSPSSSPGVLPASWGYHSIWQYSSTGPFAGDSNVWNGDYAGLRAFASTIISAPFAISRVGDLDGDGRPDLVTRRTDGSLWLNSGTGSGGYQASRLIGNGWNIYDAIVGIGDSNRDGKADLIARRPDGTLWFYAGNGAGNFQPARQIGTGWQIFDTIQGAGDTNADGIPDIIARQPDGSLWSYAGDGTGGYRLGQKIGSGWQIYDQLINTGDFNGDTKPDLMARRPDGTLWFYAGNGTNTYQNARQVGTGWDVYDQILGAGDNNNDGKPDILGRRSDGSLWFYAGDGMNRPTDGYTPAMPLGSSPDSQNGLTNVGDLDGDGRPDLVTRRTDGSLWLNSGTGSGGYQASRLIGNGWNIYDAIVGIGDSNRDGKADLIARRPDGTLWFYAGNGAGNFQPARQIGTGWQIFDTIQGAGDTNADGIPDIIARQPDGSLWSYAGDGTGGYRLGQKIGSGWQIYDQLINTGDFNGDTKPDLMARRPDGTLWFYAGNGTNTYQNARQVGTGWDVYDQILGAGDNNNDGKPDILGRRSDGSLWFYAGDGMNRPTDGYTPAMIVGSL from the coding sequence ATGCAGAAGCTTCTCGCGGCCGGCGGCGCGCAAATGGGGCAGCGTTCCGCTCGGGTGCTGCGCGATTCTGCAGTCGCAGCGGGTTCCGGATTATCTACCGAATCTTTGTCCACGGAAAGCACGTGGACCCCTGCAACGGGTGTCCTTGGACTGGACGTCAGCAAATGGCAACCTAACGTAGATTGGCAAGGCGAGTGGAACAAGGGCGCCCGGTTTGCCTACGTCAAGGCGTCAGAAGGCACCTACTATACGAACGAACTGTTTAGTTCCCAGTATCAGGGAGCACGAAATGTTGGCATGATTCGAGGCGCCTACCACTTCGCCAACCCTTCATCGTCGTCCGGCGCTGACCAAGCGCGCTTCTTCGTCAACAATGGAGGCGGTTGGAGTGCAGACGGCTACACGATGCCGCCCGTATTGGATATCGAGTACAACCCGTACGGTGCCACATGTTATGGCATGACACCGAGCCAGATGACAGCTTGGATTCAAGACTTCGGGTCCACGATGGCGGCACTGACAGGACGCCTGCCGGTGATTTACTCAACCACCGACTGGTGGACACAATGCACGGATAACTCTGCTGCGTTCGGGGACTACCCCCTTTGGATCGCATCCTACTTCTTGTCGCCCTCATCGTCGCCCGGTGTACTGCCAGCCAGTTGGGGCTACCACAGCATCTGGCAGTACAGCAGTACTGGGCCATTCGCGGGAGACTCCAACGTGTGGAATGGGGACTATGCCGGCCTCAGGGCCTTTGCTTCGACTATTATTTCAGCGCCTTTCGCAATCTCAAGAGTCGGCGATTTGGATGGGGATGGTCGACCCGACCTGGTTACTCGGCGGACTGATGGGTCATTGTGGCTAAACAGTGGCACGGGCTCCGGGGGCTACCAGGCCAGCCGACTCATCGGAAATGGATGGAACATATATGACGCCATTGTGGGCATCGGCGATTCCAACCGGGACGGAAAAGCTGACCTCATCGCCCGTCGACCAGACGGGACACTTTGGTTCTATGCAGGAAACGGCGCCGGCAATTTTCAACCAGCACGACAAATAGGGACCGGCTGGCAGATCTTCGACACCATACAAGGAGCAGGAGACACCAATGCGGACGGAATACCAGACATAATCGCCCGCCAGCCAGATGGATCACTGTGGTCCTACGCAGGCGACGGCACCGGCGGTTACAGGCTCGGGCAGAAAATCGGTAGCGGCTGGCAGATCTACGACCAGCTCATCAATACCGGTGACTTCAATGGCGACACCAAGCCTGATCTCATGGCCAGGCGACCGGACGGCACACTCTGGTTCTACGCCGGTAACGGCACCAACACCTACCAAAACGCCCGGCAAGTAGGAACCGGATGGGACGTCTATGACCAGATCCTTGGAGCCGGGGACAATAACAACGACGGCAAACCCGACATCCTCGGGCGCCGTTCAGACGGCAGCCTCTGGTTCTACGCCGGTGACGGTATGAACAGGCCAACCGACGGATACACACCGGCAATGCCTCTAGGCTCGAGCCCTGACAGTCAAAATGGTCTGACGAACGTCGGCGATCTGGATGGGGACGGTCGACCCGACCTGGTTACTCGGCGGACTGATGGGTCATTGTGGCTAAACAGTGGCACGGGCTCCGGGGGCTACCAGGCCAGCCGACTCATCGGAAATGGATGGAACATATATGACGCCATTGTGGGCATCGGCGATTCCAACCGGGACGGAAAAGCTGACCTCATCGCCCGTCGACCAGACGGGACACTTTGGTTCTATGCAGGAAACGGCGCCGGCAATTTTCAACCAGCACGACAAATAGGGACCGGCTGGCAGATCTTCGACACCATACAAGGAGCAGGAGACACCAATGCGGACGGAATACCAGACATAATCGCCCGCCAGCCAGATGGATCACTGTGGTCCTACGCAGGCGACGGCACCGGCGGTTACAGGCTCGGGCAGAAAATCGGTAGCGGCTGGCAGATCTACGACCAGCTCATCAATACCGGTGACTTCAATGGCGACACCAAGCCTGATCTCATGGCCAGGCGACCGGACGGCACACTCTGGTTCTACGCCGGTAACGGCACCAACACCTACCAAAACGCCCGGCAAGTAGGAACCGGATGGGACGTCTATGACCAGATCCTTGGAGCCGGGGACAATAACAACGACGGCAAACCCGACATCCTCGGGCGCCGTTCAGACGGCAGCCTCTGGTTCTACGCCGGTGACGGTATGAACAGGCCAACCGACGGATACACACCGGCAATGATCGTGGGCAGCCTCTAG